GGGTTCATAAATGCAATGCTGGCAACACCCAGCCAGCTTTCCACATTAATCTTGTtctttgtttgcatttaaaatttgcaTGTGTACATTGACAACGTCAAGAGCTACCCTCCGCTGTAACCCCATCCAGCAAGAGCAAAGGGCTCTGACAGGCATTTTGCACCAGTACTCAAAAATGCTCACTCACTAACCTAATGAATTTGAAGTCCCTAGTTCCTTAGATTCCATTTGTGTCTATTCTGGGCAGAAAGCATCAGGTTTAGATTCCAGATTGAAAAACTCACAGTGAGTTTGTAGATGTTCTTATTTAATGTtctgttaattattaataatggagAAGATGATAAATACAACAACTGGTGCATTCACAAGACATACAGAGAATGCATATAAAGGGGAAATGAGTATATGAGTGTATTtgcatctctctctttttgtaCTAAAACATAACTTTATTATAGTCagtcataaaatattaataactggtACCATAAAAACATGGCAGAATGTATAGTGATATATGCGTAGCACTGATATATAATAGAAATGTCAAGAATTGACAGAAGTGCTTTGTAGTGTGACATATAACCTATACATTATTATCCATCAACTAACATTTCTAATTCTCGTGTACTTTTAAtgagatcatatttattttgagacTACATGGAACAtctgtacttttaaaaatgaatgtcacACCACACGACTATTGAATAAAGCCGGATCTAGCATGTCGTTGATGTGACATGATCTGGGTTTAATTACGTTTTATGTAAACGACGACTGATGAAGATGGGTGATAAATGGACAGTAACAAGGTCGCACTTGTTTACAGTTGAGAGCGACACACATGCCCTTTTTGTGGTCAGACTCTTGAAAAATCCAAACAAACCCTCAgtgaataattacaatttattgcaAAATGTAGTTAGCAGTTATATTGCATTCTCTAGTTGGACCTTTACTTCTCCATCAACCCCAGAAATGAAGCAATCGCTTTCTGGGTTATTAGATTTAGCACATGAATAGAGAGCGCTTGTGCAGAAGCTGCAAGCCTGCCAATGTAATATCGACACAGAAGAGCAACCTGCTCACGTGTGAAAAGTAAGAAAAGATTCTGGTATAAAAAAATATGCCACTTTTCCTTTAGAAAAgcaaaatgtatgtataattgtatttattttaaggactaattctaaatattaacaagcatgcatattattagcatactggctgtttatataaagcacatattaaaggCTCGTTCTGCATGACCATAATTAGATtctccatacctaaacttaacaactacagaacatttctaattattaataggcagcaaattaagagtttattgaggcaaaagtacTAGTTAATAGTAGGGCTgggtattgacacaaatttcacaattcaatATGATTTCTATTCACAAGCCTGACATTCAATTCTGATTTCCATTCGATTCAATATCAATTGTTTTGCATATATATTAGGTACAATACATGACAAATTTTCTaaagcaaaaaacataaaaaaatctctaatcaactaatgctgtaaaatatgcaCGAGACTCAGCTGGTACTACATTGTAATGTTCAGGGTTAAAATGAACTGATTTGCatacaaacacttaaattaaattacattttaaaattaaaaacttccATTTTAGTTATAATAGTAACTTTacaattataaaagtatatttccACTCCAATTcgtttttttgaaatataaacatttaaatggtggctgtcataaaaacctgacagatttattcaaacataaaaactcataatcgcctatttttatttttattcagtggtagAAATGGCTTCCATTGTATGGTGTTTATCTtcacttttaaaatatgtatgattATTATCTGCATGTATCATTTTCTAGGGTCATGACCCCAGCAGTTTCATTTCTCCTGAGAGACTCGTGTAACTGTAAGGACTGAACTCACCATCCTACATAAGCAGGTTTATACAGACAGCCAAACCTGAACAGCTCTCACCCAAGTTGATTTTTATGCTATACTGATAATAAAACAATGGATCTTCACATAAGCTGCAATATAAAGCTGTTTTCACTTCTGTATCTGGCACTGCACTGTAAGTGGTTTAAACTCATATTCCTCCtcaaatattttaagtttgctatttgatgtttaaataatattgttgtttttaattgtatatgttttttttatttttactttactactGATTTATTTTAACTGCTTTTAAGGATTACATACCCAtgagttaatttaaaatatataggctatataatatatatattttttttaagatctcATGACTTTCCAATTTTACCAAACACTAATGATATTGAGAATATTCATCATGATCTGAatatatttcttcattatttACTCTACATAAACGTTTCACTGTGCATGTAATTTCAGGCATTTTATGGAAGATTTCATTGAACGTCTCTGTGCAGCAGGGGCAAAATCCCACACTGAGATGCCCACTGATGCCCGACAGCAGCAAAGGGGTTTTGAGCTGGTATAAACAGACTCCATGGCACTTGCCACAGCTGATCCTCTCCTACAATATCACCAACATTTCACGGGTGCGCTATGGCACAGTACAGGACCACAGCAGATACGCTGTCTTAACCAGGGAAGGGTTAAACCCTCGTCACTTCTTACAAATCATCACAACTTTACAAACTGACACTGGAACTTATTATTGCGGGTTTTCAGACAAAAACCAGATGCACATGTTTGACGACTGAATGCAAATGCTGCATTGTATATCATGTTTTAGATATTTACTGATCTTAAATGCATCCTTGTGCAAGTGAACTTTATTTATGGAAAACAATAGACTTTTTAATACTATATCATGCATTCTATTTTCCATCAGTGTCTATTTCATGAAAGCTATCTTTTTAATGTTCAAATATTTCTGGCTTGCATTGCAAAACCTGCAAACTTTGCTCTAATTGGATTAGTTGGCTCCCAGGAGATCTGTGCAGAAGTGCTGCCAGTGTTGTGATAGAACGAGCATCTGTCTGGGCCAGtaaaccaacatttgtttactttCCTGTTTTTATGTCCCTCTTAACCGAATAACAGTCAAATATTTTAACACATGCACTGATACTTTATGGTGTataacagagaagaaaaacaatattttcttttcagcatatcatggaaaaatataaataaacacaatagcAACTGtgtactatatattatattatattatattatattatattatattatattatattatattatattatattatattatattatattatattatattatattataaaagtcaAACTAACAAAGCACTGCATCTGTGGATTAAAAAACCTATTAGACCTCGCTAGCATAAACtatgaaatgtaaatgatttattgttattttgaaaaGAGAAAGATATGATTGTATAAAATAGCATAAACTAACACGGTGCCTGCCCAGCATTGGTTATTATTGTTGactaactaaaactataataaaggggggcaaaaaaacattttcattacttgaaataagataaacaatagctgaaataaaataacatactaaaaaaatctaaatttttatatactgtagtttaactgtactaaaaaaaataaaaaaataaaataaaatgtataaaaactatgtagacaaaaataaaataatataaataataaaaactacaaaacacataaacgataactgaaataaaataaaacatgaaaaacattctcaatttttatgtagtttaacttgtaatttactttaaaaaaaattaataaaaatgaataaaaactacgtagacaaaaaaaaaatatttaaataaaattgaaaagaaaatgggaagtataaaataaaactgattaattagataataaataaaattattagctatcagtgatagtaaaataaaactgctgcaGACACCACTGattgtaaaatactatttaaaaaatatatttttaattttataacatatgttaaaatacaattttaaagagttcattgtaataaaatatttctgttaatattaaaaacatgaatttcctaaaatgtgattaatttaccCTTTGAAGGAATCAACAGTGTAATGGTTGATTGCTTTTAAATGGACCATCTGCACACTGCATATGAGCACATGGGACGTTTCTCAACCGTCAGCCTCTGTGTCAACGTCATAAGAGTCAACACTGAATCAAATCAAGCTTCACTGGCTCTAGAGGGAAATTATATCTCAGACAGCATTCGCTCACACACAATacatataaagaaattaaatgaaacagaaaagaaatgaACAAGAATAGAAAGGCAACTAGTGTGATTCTCGTTATTATCATCTCTCTTCTTCTGCTGCGGTAACACTTCAAAGCCAAAATCGAATAAATCAGTGAATGTCTTGATCATGTAGCTCAGTGGAGATTTCTTTTACAGCATTGCTTCAGGTGAGAAGGACACAATGAACCAGATGTTTAGCAGAGGACTTCGACTTATTGTGGAAGGTAAGAGATGCTTTCAAGAAGTTTAGAAATGTGGTTTTGCTCAGTTTATACTCatcataaacatgtttttcagTTCCTCACATCCGTGTTGATCGCCAGGTGACTCCGAAAGTGCATGTTCTTCTCCCTGCTGGAGGTCAGAAGCAGCGATCAGAGGGAGCGACGCTGGCGTGTGTCATCAGTCTAAAGCGCTGAGGATCACATGGAAGGTAAATGGAGCAACAGGTCTGAAAAACACACGCCAGCTCTCCACAAGTGCACAGAGAGCCTGGAGGCACATTCTCGGCAGTGGGACTGTATTCTGTTCTGGCTCATAAATGGAGTGGTGAAAATATGTACAGATGTGAGGTAACATACAAAGCGGCGTTTCACTATGATAAGGCAGAGTCGTCTCTCTGCAGTCCTCCTGAGAGACTGTAACTGTGTCCTGGGTTAGAGGTTCTCTAAATTGCATGAGATCCATCTGCTGACCGCTGAGCTGGAGCTCATATTTCACTTAAAAATCTAAAGATGGGAAAAAAGGACAATATATTTTCTAAAGTAACTTTGTTTCTAAAAACTAAAGAAAGTCTAAAGAATTCtagatttttgtatatatatatatatatatatatatatatatatatatatatatatatatatatatatatatatatatatatatatatatatattattataaatgtaatgattcacataaaaacaggcttcattttctttaaacatattattattattattattattatcttaaattTGCCATGAAACTGACTgtatattctgttttgttttgttttattttgtttctttggttAGATAGCCacattattcattaataaatctgtttttaaatgaattcagaatatttgtattattattttcacaatattttctcATTACAGCAGATGCATTTGGATGTTTTCCTTGTGTAGTTCTCATTATTCTTAATGATGATTCTAATTATTCTAATACAGTGGTTTTTAATCAAATCATCATAATCTGAAGCTAGCAAAACAAAATACTGCAATGGTATTTAAACATGTAATGGTTCCTgtaagcatattattattattattattattattattattattattattgttgttgttattgttattgttattattattattatttccttcaATTTGTCCTGAAAACTATATATACGtttatatactttttgttttgttttgcaactCTTCCTTGATTAGCTAgccaagcaaaaaaacaaaaacaaaaaaaaacataatgttatTGCACAGTGCATATCTTTCTACACAATGATGTTAAAGAAATCTGTATACTAGCTActtcatatatttaatatgatatatattaacACATCCAACAATGCCTCTATATATACATGCTATATATtaacttatgtgtgtgtgtgtgtgtgtgtgtgtgtgcgtgcgtgagtgcgtgtgtgcgtgcgcgtgtgtgtgagtgtgtgtgtgtgtgtgtgtgtgtgtgtgtgtgtgtgtgtgtgtgtgcaatataatgtaaaatgatattaataataaactgtataaCAATGGGGGGGACTATTTTTAGAGACCTATTTGATGTGGCTACCACAgctttcaatatttaaaaaaaggatgcaaaaaatgctacaaaagtaTCAAATGTTCATTGTTCAGTCCTACCATCCAACAATGGCTCATGTGCAACATCAGTGTAAAGTTGGTCTGCAGTGACTACATCTGATGTACCACAAGAGGGCGCTAGAGGTTTAATGTAAGACCTGTTTACTGAAAACTTCAATCAAAGGTCATGAGAAGGGCAGCTCAGAGACCAGACACTTCTTGCTCTCAGAAACAGTTGGCGTGCCACTTGTTCCTTTCTCTTCTTTTCCAAACTTCTTCAAGTCTAACTCGAATATTATTaggataatataataaacatgccTAATCAGTTTCTCCTTTGACTTCAATGGCAAAAATGTTCCTAACGTGAGctggaaaacacaaaaacagatttccgagatttattatttcaaatgggTTTGTAACCAATTGTccaattatatttgtttaaaatgtgaacCAACATAAATCAGTTACTTATGCTTTCCTACAAAATCATGAGTCATTAGTCCAGCCCTTGTTGATAAATAACAAAGATATTCATGAACGCTGGAAAATAAACTTGTGTGTTCACTACTATATGTAACAAAAACACTAGCGCTCTAAAATATAATGACTATGTGATATAGTGCATAAATTTATCCATAGGCGGAGCGTGTGTTAGGCTGGGATTAGtaaaaatgcccctgcacaaattaaatctattatgtctgttgctaacaaagtttaaatggatagtttaaaTCAGCCTATGTATGATGTATGTAGGCCTAAGTATGGGATTCATTtcgcagtgtagacagcttcagtgattataacgatagttttgttttttgacagtgCGATTGATCAAAGTTAGTGATAAAGTCATTTCTGTAGCCTACATCATTTATTCGCCATTTGAATAACTGTGGGAAGGAAACGTtatcaatttctaatgttttaattaaatggtaatcacatttaatacaaattcagtcccattaaacatatttacatgacacccatgtctggttcttgcctaaaaagacaggtttatgatgtttgtatttaatagatttggctgcttttagcctcACCCTCCACCTATGTATTTGGTCAAATGTTCATTATTAGAGTTCAGTTTTCTAGTTAACTATCGAGTTGAATTGAATAAGGTAAATGATGTTACGCCATATTGTTTatgagctgtttaaacactgacTGAGCCATTACACAAGACGTGAGACATTTTGGTAAGGTGTTCTTTCAGCATACCTTCTGAAGTTCATTCATGTTTACTTCGTGCTGTGACTAGTAGTAAAGATGAACAGATGATGGTTCTTTATCTGAGTTCATTATCTGAGATCTGTCACGACGCATTAAAGAGCACCAAAACGGTATTTATTCTCTGAATTTTGCAATAATATTGGCTGCAATTTTGTTTCATATCAGAAGtgacaaaacacaaaacttaTTGCGATTTATTAgatggaaaaaaactaaataaaaaaaaactaataaatacggCAATTGTCATGTGTCAACCGAAAACAGCATCGATCAAGAATTGATATCGGTTTATAAAAATAAGAACTGATTAATATCTAGTGATCAAAATTTCAACCCAgccttaaaaacatgttttatctgCATCACTTTTATAAATGAATGCATCTAATAGATACTATAGAGTTGATAGGAATGAATTGGTGTCTGATGCTCAGATTCTATGGGGGCTGATCAGGGAAAGTAATCCAGCAGTTCTGAGTATGCAGCTATAGACAGTTCTGCTGACTACACTGAAGTGTGACACGGCTCATGCTCACATGGAGACATGAGAAGCATAAACAATATCTATTAAAAGTTGCAAACACTGATGTTTTTGCTTACTTTGAGCATTCGATTAAATGTGAATTAATCAATACCTAACATTTCTGTGCTGGTGTGAGCATGTGTTAGTTCTGGTGTGATAGTCTACTTGGGGAAAACAAACTAGAACAGGGTTTAAATATTAGCATGGCCAGAGGAACAGTAGCTTTCAGTTTTTTCAGTACAACCTAAATGACTAATCTAGAGAACATCAGTGGCGTAGCGATTCAGAAATGCTGTCAGATGAGTGGAGGTCCTGTTCAACAGGTTCCTCTCTCTGTTTTGAGGGACAGACCTCGACATCCTCAGAGATGAAGGTTGGTTAACCCACAGAATAAATCTGACactgaaatgacataaaaattaatttttatctttCCATCCGGCAATACACAGCAAAAATgcctgatatttttttatataaatcactatgtgtgtgtgtgtgtgtgtgtgtgtgtgtgtgtgtgtgtgtgtgtgtgtacacacatggTATATAACTGGTAAAGTCTCTaatgcttaccaagactgcatttatttgaacaaaatacagtaaaaacaataacatcatgaaatattattttaatttaaaataacttttttcctgttctattttaatatatactttattcctgtgatggtaaaactgagttttcagcatcattgcagtgctgaagaaacatttcttattactatcagtgctgaaaacagtgcctgactgttttttttttttttcaggattttttgatgaatataaagctttggaacattataaatgtctgtactgtcacatCTGATCATTTTATTGAATCATTGcttaatgaaagtattaatttctttcaaatagtgtaaaatgtaaaaccCTATtgttaaatgatgaaataatatttaattaaatacttaaataataatgaaaaaaaaaatatgcttagagagtttgtgtgtgcgtAAGTAAATATGCGGATATAATGAATGTGTACTGgagttttcaatatttaaaaatgatgaaaaaatgcCACATTTAGCCCAAACATATTGTGcattatatttcaaatcttctgaatccatgtgatattttaaatatattaatattatttttaaatattaactgaaaggTATTTCCCTCAggaataggatttttttttctttgccccttaaatggatagttcacccaaaaatgaaaattctgtcattaattactcaccctcatgtagttccaaacccgtaagacctttgttcatcttcagagcacaaattaagatatttctgatgcattctgagagctctctgaccctccagagacagcaaggatcctaacacgatCAATGCTCAGAAACATAGTAAAGACATAGTTAAAAtcatccatgtgacatcagtggttcaaccgtaattttacgaagctacgagaatactttttgtgcacaaagaaaacaaaaataatgactttattcaacaatttgtctcctctgcaaCACCCTTTAGtgtcattttggagagtatcacatatgtaaacaacatATGCAACGTATGTACGCGGATACATTGTTTACATtctttacgctttgatttgaacgtaaacaacgtatcCGTGTACATACAATGCATACGTtgttttacaaaaagtattcttgtagctttgtaaaattaaccactgatgtcacatggattattttaacgatgtccactctacgtttctggaccttgatcgtgtacGGATCCGTGCAgactatggagggtcagagagctctcggaatgcatcaaacatatcttaatttgtgttctgaagatcaacaaaggtcttacgggtttggaacgacatgagggtgagtattttcatttttgggtgaactacccctttaacacATTAGTCTCAATAATGCACAAAATTCCcgatactttaatgtcatttaaagcATCCTTTAGGTTTGTAAATCGagttttcttcttcaaaaaagaaaagacagcGCTACATCAGATCAAATCGGTCCCCTGTCTCTGTATGAGCTCATCTCAGCGTCTGACAGCATGTGTGTAACACACAGACAAACTGATGGACATTGGGAAGTGTCAGCCGGCCCACACTCACttcccacctctctctctctcttgcccttAAGAGAGAATGGTGAGTAATGCTGGCGGCTTTCCAGGCTGCTATTTACATGTCTGCACTGTGGAAGCGAAACCGGTCTGAACCAGTGCATACCGACTCGCAGTGCCTTTCCAGAAGTCTgttcactcacactctctctccatctctctgtgtCATTGATTCAGATGTAGGAGCGCATGAACTTCCCTCAAGTTCTCTGGTGACATTCTGTCTCCTGGAAGGGTCTATGGGACAGATTCCTGAGAAGTGTAAGAGGATCCCCACTTGATCCCAGCTGACCGAGGGGTTGTGGAGTCCAGGTGTCTTTTCAGTTGTGTAATATATAACGTGTCATGGGGACGTCACAGCTCTTAATTTGCACAGGCATGTCTCAAACATTTCTGAGATTGCATGACTCAGTCACATCCATGTCAGGAAAGGAAGAAAAAGTCCAGACTATCATTTTTGTTAGTGTCCCCAACTATACACTGCTGATATGTGACAGAATTAGAATACACTTTTACTGAATGTGCTGCATGTGCAGGACGCCGTGTCCGATTCGTAAATGAATCGCTTTATTGAATCGGTTCCTTTCAGTGATTCGCTCTAATAGAGTTGCGAAAGTAACTGCTTTAGTTTTGGTTTATGAATGGATGCTTTGTACAATCtggctgttttatttatattgttatacaggctaatatatttcaataacaactgtaaaaaaatatttcaactgaACATCAAGACAGTTTCATTCACAAATCTATGTTTATAAAGTTTTCCCTTGTTCTTCttatgaacatgaaaaattaatatttttaatattttagtattactgagatattattaataaaatgttttattaatatttttaattctttttttatttctatatttcccatttttattttaatttatagtctttttttattctaaaagtttttagttttagttattttattacatcaagttagactaaataaaaatataaatataattaggtaaaaatacaaagttatatataggcctatatatgtataatttagttaacttttatttcaagtaacaaaaatgttttaattggttttatttttagtttcagtttttccgAACTATAATAATcttttccagtgtgtgtgtgtgtgtgtgtgtgtgtgtgtgtgtgtgtgtgtgtgtgtaatttttataatataataatcattttaaaaaaaataataatgaaaaatgccTTGCTGAGACTTCTGGGAACATTAAGTCTCTAAAATAATCACATACGGACCTCATCTCCACTGGAACTCAGCCAGACCACATGAATCTACATAACAGTCAAATAAGGGTTTTACAAGCAAATATATGTTTCATAACAATGAGAATAAAATCTGGCATCCTTCACGTGTGGTGTATTTCCATAAGCAGCCCTCTAATATTCCTCATTTAAGCAAGTGTGCTGCTTTATACGGATTGCCTGTTATTTACAGTTGTGGTGGGGGGAGGGTCGCGACCTCTGACCTCTGTCAGTAAGTCATCAAAAGCACATCCAGGAGCAGAGGTCGTTTTCAACCCTCTGATCCTAAAGGTGTCATTCATCTGGGCTTCTTCTGTACTTCAGACTAATTTACAGCCTCTGGCCAGTTGTCTGAGCTGCCTTTTcatcaggttaaaaaaaaagagggaaaatatGTCGTTGGTTCATTTAAAGAAATGACTCAGAGTACAAAGAGTTTGACCAGCTGTTTTCCATTACATGGTTTTGgctgtaattatgtttttttccaaaatattattatatttctggacattttgtttttctctcttccataaaaaaatactacaacaacaacaaaaaacattcatttgaaattgcactgtaaaaacgaaaagaaaaaaaaaaaaacggtttcatTCATTCTACTTCAAGACTTCacattttcactttctt
This DNA window, taken from Cyprinus carpio isolate SPL01 chromosome B11, ASM1834038v1, whole genome shotgun sequence, encodes the following:
- the sid1 gene encoding secreted immunoglobulin domain 1, whose amino-acid sequence is MDLHISCNIKLFSLLYLALHCILWKISLNVSVQQGQNPTLRCPLMPDSSKGVLSWYKQTPWHLPQLILSYNITNISRVRYGTVQDHSRYAVLTREGLNPRHFLQIITTLQTDTGTYYCGFSDKNQMHMFDD